AGGTTGCCTTTCCTGTCCCTCGTTTTACTTGGGTTGTGCCGGGCGGACGAATCCCTAATCACCAATCACTGTATTTGAAAGGGGGGTGTTTTGTAGGGGCAACTCCCCCGCTTGTGGTGAGCGTAGCCGAACCATGGTTGCCCGTCTTTGCGTTTGTTTTTGTAGGGGCAGGTCTTGTGCCTGCCCGTTTTTGCCTTTGTCTTTGCAGGGGCACTTCGCGAACCGCCCATCCCCCCTCTCCGTGTCGGAGAGGGGGCCAGGGGGTGAGGTCTGCAACGTGCCCCAAGACAATCCCGTCCAAATTCCACCGCCCCCGGCAAAAATCCGCCAGCACCTTTGCCGGATGTGTTCGATTTCCATTTCCATCCCCTTGTCCGCCAACACCCCTTCTCGCATTTGCTTTTGGCACAATAATTGATGAATATTCTCCCGTATGGGCAGGCCAAAATCAAACCGGCGCACTTTGTTATTTCTACTTCCAACTTTGGTCGCATTCGGTTGTGGTGATACGACTCGGCCAAAATGCCCCAACCCTCCAGCTGGCACAATCTCCGGTTCCATCTCCGTGTTAACCGGTGGAAGACTTAGAGAACCGAAAAGCGGAGCATTCATCTACCTCGACTCTGGGTACTATAGTCAGGGCTTGGTATTGACAGTCGAATCTCTTCCCAATCGGGAAAGTGATGTAAAATTTAAACCGGATTCAACCTTGCTTAATAGTCCTGCGACTTTTGCCATACCCCTCGGCTATTCGACCCGCTTCAGCCTGGAGTTCACCGTCCAATATGATTCCTTTGGAGTTCAAAAAACTCTCACCGGCTTCACCACCGATGGAGGCAGGCACATACTTTTTCAGTCCTCGCTTATTACAAGGTATTCTGTCCCGGACCGTTGTATTTAAAGACTCCTACCAAAATTCTTGTATTTACCCGTTGTGTCGGGAGTTACTCCCGACACATCAATCAATTTCGAATTCCTATTTTTTTCTCCCCTCCTTACGAAGGAGGGGATTAAGGGGAGGTTAAACGTCCCAAAGTGCGCGAGGAGGGCTCTGCCGAACTTTTTCTTGACCGTCAATAAACTTCGGTTTTAATTCCTTCCGTGCCGCTTTTAACCGCCCTCACCCTCGCCGCCGGATTTTTGGCCGATTCCTTTCCCCCTCCCAAATTGGAACTCCAAACACTCAAAAAAGAATCCGCCAAGCTCTCCGACTACCGCGGCCAAATCGTCGTTTTGAACTTCTGGGCCACCTGGTGCGTCCCCTGCCGCAAGGAAATGCCCCTCTTCGTCGAATTGCAAAATGAATACAAAGCCAAAGGCGTCCGGTTCATCGCGGCCTCCACCGACCCCGCCAAGGACAAAAAGAAAGTGGAAAAATTCGCCAGGCAGTACCAAATCAATTTCCCAATCTGGACGGGCGCCACCCCCGACGACCAGGACGGCCTGGAACTCGGCACGCTTTTGCCCGCCACGGCCATTTTCGACACAAACGGCCAAAAAGTTTTCAGAATCATCGGCGAAGCCACCCGCGAAGTTTTGACTGAACGCCTCGATTATCTGCTTTCCGACCGCACGGACTCAATGCCGGTGGAACTCTCTTTGCCCCCCGGAATGACCGAGGAGCATTGGGAGGAACATCTCTTGGCGATGGAAGAAGGTGAAGGCGAGAGCGAAGATGAACACGCCCACGACCAGCACGCCGCAGAGCCGGGCTCGGAGGTCCCCAGTTGACCCCTCTGACCCGGCGAGGGTCGGGCGGTCCGTGGGACTGCCGGGGAAAACGAGGGGCGGCTGATTGCCGCCGTGCGGGTGATTCCGGACGCAATCAAGCGCGCCCGCTGGCGCAACACGCTTGTGTTTAGGTTTCTGCCGACGTTTACCGCCGGAATTGAGATGAATTTTCTCTCGGAAGAGGAAAAAGTAAATCCGCTGGCGAACTGGCTGGCGGTGAAGGAGACGAAAGTTCGCCCCGCCCTGATTTTTGGCACCAGTTCCGATAGAATCGGCACCCCCACCGGACAATCCTTCTACGGCACCTTGAGCAAAGACCTGAAACCGCACACCAAAATCCCGATAGCCCCCTACGCCGGAGTTGCCTTTGGGACTTACGAGGACAAATTCCGCCCCATCGGCGGCGTCAATATCCGCTTTCCCAAAAATTTCTCCTCGCTGATTATCTACGACGGGGTCAAACTCCACCCCACCGCAAGCTGGTCGTATCGGAATTTCACCTTCATGTTCCTCCTCGCCTTTTCCAAACACCCTGGAGTTGGCCTAAGCGCGACCTTCTAACTGGACGTGCGGCCTGAATTCTCTTCTTTGGGACGTGATAAAACGGTGAGTGCGGCAAAGTAGGCGAAAAAAGGAACGACCGGGTGGTGGTAGCGGCTGGCCCCGACAAAAAAGAAATGAACCGCGACCCAGTATAGAAGCGTCCAGAACGGCAGCCAGCTTCCCATTTCTGCCCGCTCTTGGCGGTTGAAAAGAACTCGTGCCCCTTTGACGGTCGCAAAAAAAAGAAGAATCCACCAGTAGGCCTGCCCAAAAATCCCCCAGACAAGCTGCCCGTGGGTGGGAAGTTCCCAGAGGTCGAAAACGAAGTTGTGCTCAAAACCGAAAACCATCGCTTCTTTGATGAGCCCGAGTCGGACATACTCCCAGGGATGGTTTTTGACAAACTCCCATCCCAGCCTCCAGGCGTTCCGGTCCATTTCCTTTTGGGTGGACGCGTCAAAGGGGTACTTCTCCAGCTCCGGGAAATAGCCCGAGCCGGTGGCCCCGGGATGGGCCCCCAGCCAGAAATTTATGCCCGCGTGTCCGGACAAACCCCAGATCCCGAATTTTTGGTGGTTTCGGTAAATCCAGGGGCCGAGGGCCGCGAATACACCCAAAACAAGGGCGAGGGCCGCCAGCCGCCGTTTCTTGAAAAGGTCGAATAGAACCGGCAGCCCAATCCAGAAAAGCACCACCGGACGCACCAGAGCCGCCAGCCCGAAAGCCGCCCCGGAAAGGAACGGTCGATATTTCTGCGTGCCGCCGGTTTCCCAAAAGTAAAGGCTGAGCACCCACAGAAACACGAAAAGCTGTTCGGCCAAAAGGTACTGGGTGGAATACAGCTCGGGGATGAAAAAAACGACGATGGCCAGGGCCTTCAACGCCGTGCGCTCATCCTTCCAGCGGGAAAAAAGCCGCCAAAGCAAAAGCCACGATAGAAAATCGAAAAACACGTTGGCCAGTTTGGGCAAAAAAAGGTGGTAACCGAAAACCTTGTAAATCCCCGCCAAAAAAGCCGGATATCCCACCGGCCGAAAGGCCGTGGAAACGCCGCCGTCTTGAAAACTCCCGGTTTGCGCCAGCTCCTGCGCCAATAAGTCGTATGCCTTGGCGTCGGAGGCCGGCGGGATGTCAATGAAAACCACCACCAAAAGCCGCAGGAGCGTCCCGAGGGTCAAAATCCAGAGGAGTTTCTTTTTCAAATCTCCGGTCGAAAACCAGCCCCACTCCGACCGGTGGGCCCAGACCCCGAAATAAATTGCCCAGACAAAAGAAAGCATCCAAAATACGAGGTGGTACGTCCACCAATCGGAGGGCCGCGCGCCCGAAGGGGCGTAATTCCGAACGATTTCAGCCAGCGGTTCAAAAAGAAAGGGAGAGAGAAAAACCCCCGCCAGTCCGCCCATAAACGCTGCCTGCTTTTTGAACACCGGGCCGAATATATGAACCGGGCTTTGAGCGGGCAATTCGCGGAATTGCTGTTGCTGCCCCTCGAAGGCGAAAAGCCGGATGCCGCCGTCGAAGCCGGAAAACAAAGGGGGGTTTTGGCTTGACAGGCAGAACCCCCCGCCGGATATTCGCCCCGTCCGCGGTGGGAGCGGCGGACGGACTTTCCAACGATGGAAAACGAAAAAGCGCGCAGGATTTTACGGTTTGCCGCCGTTTCGGTTTTGGCCGCCGCCGCCCTGTGGTTTTCTTTTTTCGGCATCCACCGCTCCTTTTGGTTTGACGAATGCTGCAGCGTGGAGATTGCCAACACCAGTTGGTCGGGAATCATCCAGAACCTGAAAACCAACGCCCACACCCCCCCTTTATACTATTTTTTGCTGAAGGTTTGGATGGCCCTCTTCGGCGCCGATGAGGCCGGCGCCCGTTCGCTCTCGGCCCTTTTCTATCTATTCAGCATCCCGGCGGTTTACTTTCTCGGAAAAACCCTTTTTGACCGGAAAACCGGCCTCCTCGCCGCCTTTCTTTTTCTGGCAAACCCGATGGCCGTCCAGTTCGCCCAGTTCGCCCGGATGTATTCTCTGTTGGGCTTGCTGGCCATCTTGTCTACACTTTTCTTTGTGCAGCAATTTTCTTCCGGACAAGCATCAAAAAAGAACTGGGCCGTCTATGTGGCCGTTAACGTGGCCGGCACTTTCACCCACTACTGGTTTTTCTTCCTGCTTCTGGCGCAGGGAATCGTTTATCTGTGGCTCTTCTCCAAATCCTCCTTCAAGTCCTTCGCCCTGGCGATGCTGGCCTCGCTGGCCCCCTTTTTCCTGCTCTGGACGCCGGTGTTGTGGATGCAGGCCACCAACGGCGGCACCTCCGGAATCACCCGCCCCGGTGCGGGAGTCCTGGCCGAAACCCTGCTCATCTTTTGGGGCGGGGGGAAAAAAGCGGCCTTTCTATACGGCGCTTTTCTGGCGCTGCTCTTCATCCGTCTGGAAGGGGGGATGCTGAAATTCCGCCTCCCGGCCGGCTTCACGGAGTTCCTCCGGCGGAAGGAAATTCTGATTTTGCTTGCCGTTTTGACCGTTTCGCTGGGAACCCCCTGGCTGATCTCCCAGTTCAATCCAATCTATATAGCGACCAAGTACACGATGTTGGCCCTCTTTGCCGTTCTGCTTCTAATCGCCCCCTTCCTGGCCCGCTTCGGCGACCGGATTTTGCTCCCCGCCTTTTGCACCCTCTTGTTTATGGTCACAGTTGGAAACTTTACCGGCCGGCGCCTGCACCCCCCTCCCGATTCCATCCGCTCGTTGACCGAATTTCTGCTTGAAAAAAGCCGCCCCGGCGATCTCCTTTTGCTTCCCGCTTCGGCTTGGGGCGGAACGGAGTACTATCTCAAGCGGCTGGGTGAACAAAACCGCTTCATCCGTTTCCCCTTTCCCGCCGAGGTGGCTGCCCACCCCTGCTGGCCCGACTTGAACCGCTGGACGGAGCCGTACTTGAAAAACGAGGCGGACGCCCTGTTGAACCGCGTCGAGGCGCAAATCGGAAAAGCCCCGGCACGAATCTGGCTTTTGAACGGCAATTTGCCGAGGGTCGATGACGCAATTAAAGCCGGGCTGGACGCCCGCTTCAGGCCGCTGGACGAAAGCGAAATCGGGGCTTCCTATCTTCCGCTTCGCAACCTGGTTTTCGCCTACCAAAAATAAATTCCCGGAGACGGCCGGACCCCGCCGGCCCTCGTTTTTACCGGCGGAAAATATCGTACAAATCGGCCCCCGGCGGCGGATGGGGGGATTGGATTTTGGCGGACAGTTCAAACTTTCCCGGAAAGACATCCACCACTTTGCCCGCCCAGGGATGATGGCTGTAGTCAATGACGTAATCAACCCTCTTTCGTTCTAAAAACGCCAAAAGCGAATCCGGGTTGGAATTGGCCCCCTCTTTCATATACGGCCATACCTCCGGCTGCACCAATCCACCCAAATCGAGGATGAACCGTTCCGAATGATAGCCAACCGCCCCGATCGGCTCGAGGGCAATCCGCGCCTCCGCGGGCGTGTTTTCTTTCAGCCAAACTCCAATTTCGCGGCGGATATCCTGCTGTTGCGTCGAAGCGGCGAATTTCCGCGCCGTCAGAAATCCCAAAACCGGAACGCTCAAGAAAAGAAATACCAGTCCGGCCCGCGCCCAGACCGGTCGGGCAAAAACCGGCCATCTTGTTCGGATGTCCAACCATAGATGATAACACCCCAAAACCGAGGCGAATATCAAAAAGGGATAGACGTGTATGAAATACCGCAGCTTGATTAGGGGAAAGAAAAACCCGAACATAAAAATTAACCCGAGGAAATACACGCTCCCCGCCAGCCAGAACCGCGTGAAAACGATGCGCCCCCGAAGAATAAAGTATCCGGTCAAAACCAAAAACGGCCCGAAGACCAAAAAATTCTTGGTCTTGAACAGAACCGCAACCGACCGGAACGCGATTTCCAGCCGCTCCAAAAGCCCGAGCCGGACAAACTGTTCCAGCGTAACGCCGAACTGCCCCGGCAGAAAAAGCAGAAGCTTTCCCGTCCGCGTCGGCGGCAGAAAAAGCCCGGTCTGCGAATAAAGAAAAATCTGCCAGGGAAGCGCAACCGCCGCAAACCCCAAGAAAAGCCCCAAAATCTTTCTGCCCCGGCCTTCCGCTTCAAGAAAAGCCAAAAATCCCCAGACGGGCAGAAGAATCAAATTCTCCGGCCGCGTCAGAAACAAAAACCCGGCCAAAATCCCCCCGGCCCAATACTTTTTTTGCGGCGAAAGAAAAAAACTGGCCGAAAGAACGGTCAAAAGAAAAAAATTGAGAGCAATCTCCATCCCGGATACAGAGGAAAAAACAAGCGGCGGGCAGGCAGCCGTAAGCAAACCGGCCCACCAAGCAAAAGTCGGATTTTGCGTGCGCTTTTGGACCAGTCCGGCAAAAATCCACACCCCGGCGGAAAACAACAAGGCGCAGAGGATTTTTGCCGCCGCCAGACTCTCCAGGCCGGTGGCCCAAGTAAAAACGCCGAGCAAAAGCGTCCACAAAACGCTGGTTATCCCAAAGCTCGGCTCGCCGGAATTGAACGCCAGCCCCTCCCCGGCGGCAAAATTCCCGGCGTAGCGGAAAAAAATGTAGGCGTCATCCTCCCAGCTTCCCGGATGGGAAAAAGCCGTCCATAAGGCGAGAAGCAAAGCGGCCGAACCGGCCGCCGCGGAAATTTTCAAGTGCGGACTTTTTTCAATCCAATTCAAGCCGGCAGTATAAAAAATCCGCCCTTGGACGGCAACGAAACAAAATGCCAACAAAAAAGGCGGCTTCCGCCGCCTTTTCAAATTCAAGCGAAAATTTTCACTCCCGCACGGAAAGCTCCGCCAAAACCCGCGACCAGTCCCGGTGGTTTTTCAACGTGGAAAGCTCGGTTGGCGTCGCCAGTTTCATAAACGTGTCGTAGGAGGCCTGCGCCTTCCGTTTGTTGTTGGACTGGATGTGGCTCAAAATCAAGTATCCGTGAATCATCGCCGGCTTCGTGCTGGAGTCCAGCGCCTTCTCGAACGCCTTGGCGGCGTCTTTAAAGCGCCGCTCCTGGTATTCCAGTTTTCCGAGGGCGTAATAGCCGTCCGGCGTGTTGCCGAAGTTTTTGTTGTAAAGCTGATAGGTCTCCCGGGCCGCCTTCGTGTTCCCCATCCCCTCGTACAGGTTCCCCAGTTCCAAAAGCGGCGCAGCCAGGTTCGGGTCCGCGTCCAAAACCTTCAAGTAAAGCTCCTCCGCTTTGGGATACGAGCCCGCCTCGCGGTAAATCCGCGCGGCCTTGAGGAAATGGTTGTTCCCGCTCTTCACGTCCTGGCTCCCCCAGTACGCCTCCCCGAGCAGGGTGTGCGCGGAAGCCGAGCCGGGGCGGATTTTCACCGCCTCGGAAAGGGCCTCCGCGGCCTTGGCGTATTCGTTTTTCCCCAGATAATTCTGCCCCTCTTTGTAATACTCGTCGAACCCCTTCCGCTCCGGCTGCTGGGAGACGGCGGGGACGGTCTTGATGGGCACGA
The nucleotide sequence above comes from Verrucomicrobiia bacterium. Encoded proteins:
- a CDS encoding TlpA disulfide reductase family protein; this translates as MPLLTALTLAAGFLADSFPPPKLELQTLKKESAKLSDYRGQIVVLNFWATWCVPCRKEMPLFVELQNEYKAKGVRFIAASTDPAKDKKKVEKFARQYQINFPIWTGATPDDQDGLELGTLLPATAIFDTNGQKVFRIIGEATREVLTERLDYLLSDRTDSMPVELSLPPGMTEEHWEEHLLAMEEGEGESEDEHAHDQHAAEPGSEVPS
- a CDS encoding glycosyltransferase family 39 protein; the encoded protein is MFSGFDGGIRLFAFEGQQQQFRELPAQSPVHIFGPVFKKQAAFMGGLAGVFLSPFLFEPLAEIVRNYAPSGARPSDWWTYHLVFWMLSFVWAIYFGVWAHRSEWGWFSTGDLKKKLLWILTLGTLLRLLVVVFIDIPPASDAKAYDLLAQELAQTGSFQDGGVSTAFRPVGYPAFLAGIYKVFGYHLFLPKLANVFFDFLSWLLLWRLFSRWKDERTALKALAIVVFFIPELYSTQYLLAEQLFVFLWVLSLYFWETGGTQKYRPFLSGAAFGLAALVRPVVLFWIGLPVLFDLFKKRRLAALALVLGVFAALGPWIYRNHQKFGIWGLSGHAGINFWLGAHPGATGSGYFPELEKYPFDASTQKEMDRNAWRLGWEFVKNHPWEYVRLGLIKEAMVFGFEHNFVFDLWELPTHGQLVWGIFGQAYWWILLFFATVKGARVLFNRQERAEMGSWLPFWTLLYWVAVHFFFVGASRYHHPVVPFFAYFAALTVLSRPKEENSGRTSS
- a CDS encoding glycosyltransferase family 39 protein → MENEKARRILRFAAVSVLAAAALWFSFFGIHRSFWFDECCSVEIANTSWSGIIQNLKTNAHTPPLYYFLLKVWMALFGADEAGARSLSALFYLFSIPAVYFLGKTLFDRKTGLLAAFLFLANPMAVQFAQFARMYSLLGLLAILSTLFFVQQFSSGQASKKNWAVYVAVNVAGTFTHYWFFFLLLAQGIVYLWLFSKSSFKSFALAMLASLAPFFLLWTPVLWMQATNGGTSGITRPGAGVLAETLLIFWGGGKKAAFLYGAFLALLFIRLEGGMLKFRLPAGFTEFLRRKEILILLAVLTVSLGTPWLISQFNPIYIATKYTMLALFAVLLLIAPFLARFGDRILLPAFCTLLFMVTVGNFTGRRLHPPPDSIRSLTEFLLEKSRPGDLLLLPASAWGGTEYYLKRLGEQNRFIRFPFPAEVAAHPCWPDLNRWTEPYLKNEADALLNRVEAQIGKAPARIWLLNGNLPRVDDAIKAGLDARFRPLDESEIGASYLPLRNLVFAYQK